A part of Caloenas nicobarica isolate bCalNic1 chromosome 10, bCalNic1.hap1, whole genome shotgun sequence genomic DNA contains:
- the PLEKHO2 gene encoding pleckstrin homology domain-containing family O member 2: MEQDTKEEVSEKPKSAPTAEKYGWIKKSSGGLLGLWKDRYIQLRKTQLVVFEDEDEQKCIETVELESYDKCQELRALLKKKNRFILIHSPGKKVHDIKFQAPTLEEKESWIKALNEGINRGKNKIFDEVKVDESLSLDHVTRDRVKMTQGRRPPTRSHLKEAAKSTSDGILRLDLDIVDNGPPNFDSTTSESDNAPPQKEIPKPPMPPTKPTGTKENQDAENNVPDQEHKKPLSPPLPPDKKLKEGIASKDNVNAKEEDSVSPEENVEGSQAPSEENRENLTEDSNGGTAKAPIPLPKSVPDKLKVTWDQPVPEPKTTEDLKSSGDGSKDNLAEVATADVTKPPVPPPKVLSEKMLATMNSSRGELDAGACKDLESGSSKPTVNGIAASEVAESTSPTAETEEGNGKTSAEKEQQSSAEETETSLATETGHESVKAAIEKKASVENTSALKLRSSSLGDLLSDSKNTQRALPSQGFPKDSHHCLAKMEEKVANEREKTEKLLQKVLREGLEQAQEGNGPPVMAETLLNEAVEQLRQATQVLQEIKGLGELKKEATQKQKEKQKDLVTLYRRSAP; the protein is encoded by the exons ATGGAGCAA GATACAAAGGAGGAGGTCTCGGAGAAACCCAAGTCTGCTCCAACCGCAGAGAAATACGGCTGGATTAAGAAAAGCAGTGGGGGGCTCCTGGGATTGTGGAAGGATCGTTACATCCAGCTACGGAAAACACAGCTCGTGGTCTTTGAGGATGAG GATGAACAGAAGTGCATAGAAACAGTGGAACTGGAGAGTTATGACAAGTGCCAGGAACTGCGAGCGctactaaaaaagaaaaaccgTTTCATTTTAATCCACTCCCCGGGTAAGAAG GTTCATGATATCAAATTTCAAGCTCCAactttggaagaaaaggaatCGTGGATAAAAGCTCTTAATGAAGGGATcaatagaggaaaaaacaaaatatttgatgAG GTGAAAGTAGACGAGAGCCTTTCCTTGGACCACGTAACTCGGGACAGGGTGAAAATGACCCAGGGGCGCCGGCCGCCCACGAGAAGTCACCTCAAGGAG GCTGCCAAGTCTACATCGGATGGTATCCTGCGACTAGATCTGGATATAGTAGACAACGGACCACCAAACTTTGATTCCACCACCAGTGAAAGCGACAATGCACCACCTCAGAAAGAAATTCCAAAGCCACCTATGCCACCTACAAAACCCACTggcacaaaagaaaaccaagatgCAGAGAACAATGTTCCTGACCAGGAACATAAAAAACCTCTGTCTCCTCCGTTGCCTCCAGATAAGAAGCTGAAGGAAGGCATAGCATCAAAGGACAATGTAAATGCCAAGGAAGAGGACTCTGTAAGCCCAGAGGAGAATGTGGAAGGATCCCAAGCACCAAGCGAGGAGAACAGAGAGAACCTCACTGAGGACAGCAACGGGGGCACAGCAAAAGCTCCAATTCCTCTTCCTAAGAGTGTGCCAGACAAGCTAAAAGTCACTTGGGACCAACCAGTCCCTGAGCCTAAAACCACAGAAGACTTGAAATCATCAGGAGACGGTAGCAAAGACAACCTCGCTGAGGTTGCCACTGCAGATGTTACAAAGCCTCCTGTTCCTCCTCCTAAGGTTCTGTCCGAAAAAATGCTGGCCACGATGAACTCCAGCCGTGGTGAGCTGGACGCTGGGGCTTGCAAAGACCTGGAGTCTGGCAGCTCCAAGCCCACGGTGAATGGGATCGCAGCCAGCGAGGTGGCGGAGTCCACATCCCCAACAGCTGAAACCgaagaaggaaatgggaaaacCTCTGCCGAGAAGGAACAGCAAAGTtcagcagaagagacagagacTTCCTTAGCGACAGAAACAGGCCACGAGAGTGTAAAAGCAGCTATTGAGAAGAAAGCATCTGTAGAAAACACTTCAGCTCTTAAACTTCGCAGCTCTTCTCTGGGAGACTTGCTGTCTGATTccaaaaatacacagagagcacTTCCGAGCCAAGGTTTCCCCAAGGATTCCCATCACTGCTTAGCTAAAATGGAGGAGAAAGTTGCtaatgaaagggaaaagacagaaaaacttcTGCAGAAGGTTTTACGTGAAGGGTTGGAACAGGCCCAGGAAGGGAATGGGCCCCCAGTGATGGCAGAGACATTGCTCAATGAGGCAGTAGAACAACTTCGGCAAGCTACACAAGTTTTGCAAGAAATTAAAGGTCTTGGGGAACTGAAAAAAGAagcaacacagaaacagaaagaaaagcaaaaggatcTAGTGACTCTTTATAGGAGAAGTGCTCCCTGA